From a region of the Pseudomonadaceae bacterium SI-3 genome:
- a CDS encoding NAD-dependent dehydratase, translating into MPDFSPHSPIIQRALQGIPATLGLHGELAGQHLLLTGGTGFFGQWLLALLYKLNQQGAGVEVSVLSRTPARFLDAQPRYRDCSWLHWLSGDVRDLRALSGCPVTLILHAAADTSAAAQGRPLELFDTIVSGARRVLDLAVQHDARVLLTGSGAQYGSLPGASDEDAGVVETYPGACVSNSANSAYGEAKRAQETLAAIYAQQHGLPVVMTRCFAFSGPGLPLDAHFAIGNFVRDALCADEIVLHSSGQAVRSYLHGADLAGWLLTLLVRGQSGEVYNVGSDEAISVAALAQRVMERVSPGKPLRILGQPDDSSRSFYVPDISRARQLGLDIWTALDQSIESMAAWASLKGYGN; encoded by the coding sequence ATGCCTGATTTCTCCCCTCATTCACCGATCATCCAGCGAGCGCTGCAAGGTATTCCCGCTACGTTGGGACTGCATGGCGAATTGGCCGGGCAACACTTGCTGCTGACTGGTGGTACGGGCTTTTTTGGCCAGTGGCTGCTGGCGTTGCTCTATAAGTTGAACCAGCAGGGGGCAGGGGTGGAAGTCAGCGTGCTGTCACGCACGCCGGCTCGCTTTCTCGATGCTCAACCACGCTACCGAGATTGCTCCTGGTTGCACTGGTTAAGCGGTGATGTTCGCGATCTTCGAGCGTTATCAGGATGCCCGGTGACGTTGATCCTGCATGCGGCTGCCGATACCTCCGCAGCTGCTCAGGGCAGACCACTGGAACTCTTCGACACCATTGTCTCGGGCGCGCGCAGGGTGCTGGACTTGGCTGTGCAGCATGATGCACGCGTGCTGTTGACGGGGTCCGGGGCACAATACGGTAGCTTGCCGGGCGCTTCGGATGAGGATGCGGGCGTCGTCGAAACATATCCAGGCGCATGTGTCAGCAACAGTGCGAACAGTGCCTACGGCGAAGCGAAGCGGGCACAGGAGACGCTTGCAGCTATCTATGCGCAACAGCATGGTCTGCCTGTCGTGATGACGCGCTGTTTCGCTTTTTCCGGGCCTGGGTTGCCGCTCGACGCACATTTTGCGATCGGTAACTTCGTGCGTGATGCCCTGTGCGCGGATGAGATAGTGCTTCATTCAAGCGGGCAGGCCGTACGCAGCTACCTGCATGGTGCCGATCTAGCCGGCTGGTTGCTGACCTTGCTGGTCAGGGGGCAGTCCGGCGAGGTCTACAACGTCGGCTCCGACGAGGCTATCAGCGTGGCTGCGCTAGCGCAGCGGGTGATGGAGCGTGTTTCTCCAGGGAAGCCCTTGCGGATACTGGGTCAGCCTGATGACTCTAGCCGATCCTTCTACGTGCCTGACATCTCCAGAGCTCGCCAGCTGGGGTTGGATATATGGACAGCATTGGATCAGTCGATCGAGAGCATGGCTGCCTGGGCCAGCCTAAAAGGCTACGGTAATTGA
- a CDS encoding flagellin (structural flagella protein; Vibrio contains multiple flagellin genes usually localized into two region on the chromosome, flaAC and flaCEDB in V. cholerae, flaFBA and flaCDE in V. parahemolyticus; FlaA is sigma 54 dependent and essential for motility in V.cholerae but not in V. parahaemolyticus): protein MALTVNTNVASLNTQRNLNNSSNSLTTSMQRLSTGSRINSAKDDAAGLQIANRLTSQVNGLGVAVKNSNDGISMAQTAEGALQQSTNLLQRMRDLALQSSNGSNSDSERKALNSEVSELKKELDRISNTTTFGGKKLLDGSFDTTTFQVGSAANETISVKIDEMSTDSLKGKSFEGSVAAAGGTASASGTVTVSGTVNGENFTVTTTIASGTTAAQATQQIATAINDANVGLGAFVTEGGATKVMSGLDDDGAANALTALSVSALPTGLTAGAAYTAATAATETKISGIDVSTVKGSQTAVMVIDQAIQKIDSQRADLGAVQNRFENTIGNLQNISENVSAARGRIQDTDFAAETANLSKNQILQQAGTAILAQAKQLPQAVLSLLQ from the coding sequence ATGGCTTTGACAGTTAACACAAACGTTGCTTCCCTGAACACTCAGCGCAACCTGAACAATTCTTCCAACTCGCTCACCACTTCCATGCAGCGTTTGTCGACTGGCAGCCGGATCAACAGCGCCAAAGACGATGCCGCAGGTCTGCAGATTGCGAACCGTCTAACCAGCCAGGTTAACGGCCTCGGAGTCGCTGTAAAGAACTCCAACGATGGCATCTCTATGGCTCAGACCGCTGAAGGCGCACTTCAGCAGTCGACTAATCTTCTGCAGCGTATGCGTGATCTGGCCCTGCAGTCATCGAACGGATCCAACAGCGATTCAGAGCGTAAGGCACTGAACTCAGAAGTAAGCGAGCTGAAGAAAGAACTGGATCGTATTTCCAACACCACCACCTTCGGTGGCAAGAAGCTGCTCGATGGCAGCTTTGACACCACTACGTTCCAGGTCGGTAGCGCCGCGAACGAAACCATCAGCGTCAAGATTGACGAGATGAGCACTGATTCCTTGAAAGGAAAGTCGTTTGAAGGCTCTGTCGCTGCAGCCGGAGGAACCGCCAGCGCTTCAGGCACTGTTACTGTAAGTGGAACCGTCAATGGCGAAAACTTTACCGTAACCACCACCATCGCAAGTGGAACAACTGCAGCCCAGGCAACTCAGCAGATTGCTACAGCAATCAACGATGCGAACGTCGGTTTGGGTGCATTCGTGACTGAGGGTGGTGCTACGAAGGTGATGTCGGGCCTGGATGATGACGGTGCGGCTAACGCGCTGACCGCATTGTCAGTGTCAGCTCTTCCGACTGGCTTGACCGCTGGTGCTGCTTACACAGCTGCAACAGCCGCAACAGAGACAAAGATCTCGGGGATTGATGTAAGCACTGTGAAGGGATCTCAAACCGCTGTAATGGTTATCGACCAGGCGATTCAGAAGATCGATTCGCAGCGTGCAGATCTCGGTGCGGTGCAGAACCGATTCGAAAACACCATCGGCAACCTGCAAAATATCTCTGAGAACGTTTCGGCTGCCCGCGGACGTATCCAGGACACCGACTTCGCGGCTGAAACCGCCAACCTGAGCAAGAATCAGATCCTGCAACAGGCTGGTACCGCGATCCTTGCCCAGGCCAAGCAGCTGCCACAGGCTGTTCTGAGTCTGCTGCAGTAA
- a CDS encoding flagellin — protein sequence MLTEVGFSASEKTQQPEKPAEAGQQENMKDLVERFRSQVQSIQRDLSFSVDASTGDVVVKVIDGDSGTVVRQIPSEEILRLTERLDEMRSLLFEAKA from the coding sequence CTGCTTACGGAGGTTGGGTTTTCTGCGTCTGAAAAGACTCAACAGCCGGAGAAACCAGCAGAAGCAGGGCAGCAGGAAAATATGAAGGACCTGGTCGAGCGGTTTCGCTCGCAGGTGCAAAGTATTCAGCGAGACCTGAGCTTCAGCGTCGACGCTTCGACAGGCGACGTGGTTGTAAAAGTCATAGATGGTGATTCGGGTACGGTTGTCCGACAGATACCATCAGAGGAAATTCTTCGGCTCACCGAGCGTTTGGATGAAATGCGTAGCTTGTTGTTCGAAGCCAAGGCTTAA
- a CDS encoding branched-chain alpha-keto acid dehydrogenase subunit E2 — protein sequence MAGVTGIGSGIDINSIVSSMVAAERAPKATQLANLEKKTTTQITAVGALKNAISDFQTALGNLNKPELFKARAATSSDTNLLAVKAGVTAGAGSYQLNVTQLAAGSKVALQAIQDDPAAPVTLGSGTLTVSVGAKAFPAITIDESNNTLAGVRDAINKAGAKDGLSATIVTDTSGSRLVLSSSVTGVNEDITVAVSGDSVGDLSKLAFAGGVDAPGSDGSAGVIAKAASAELTIDGLNITSKTNSVDTAIEGVTLELKGLTEAGKPLTLGITADEAGVKKQVQTFVDAYNKLIDVVNSQTKVTKVGDDKLPLAGALVGDATARTLLNTIRNELVNVQGSGAIRALTDLGVTTQRDGTLKIDNDKLSTAMDGGFEELATLFAGENGLAARLDSKLKPYTEAGGILEQRNQAMTKTISAIGQQKEDLDRRITSLQERLYKQFNAMDMLVGQLANTSSSLLASLENLPWSANSSKR from the coding sequence ATGGCTGGGGTAACTGGCATCGGTTCCGGTATTGATATCAACAGTATCGTATCCAGCATGGTGGCGGCCGAGCGCGCACCCAAGGCGACGCAGCTTGCCAATCTTGAAAAGAAGACGACGACACAGATCACTGCAGTCGGAGCGTTGAAAAACGCTATTAGCGATTTTCAGACGGCCCTAGGCAATCTGAACAAGCCTGAGTTGTTCAAAGCGCGCGCCGCCACTTCATCCGATACGAATCTTTTAGCCGTAAAAGCAGGCGTTACCGCCGGGGCTGGTAGTTATCAGTTAAACGTTACGCAGCTTGCCGCTGGTAGCAAAGTGGCACTTCAGGCCATCCAAGATGATCCTGCCGCCCCGGTCACGCTTGGCAGCGGGACGTTGACAGTGAGCGTCGGCGCTAAAGCCTTTCCCGCGATCACGATTGATGAAAGTAACAATACCTTGGCTGGAGTCCGAGACGCCATCAACAAGGCCGGAGCCAAAGATGGCTTGAGTGCGACCATCGTTACGGACACATCGGGCTCCCGGTTGGTGCTCAGTAGCTCAGTGACAGGAGTGAACGAGGACATCACTGTAGCTGTCAGCGGCGATTCGGTTGGTGACCTGTCGAAGCTTGCCTTCGCAGGAGGAGTGGACGCCCCAGGTTCTGACGGTTCAGCAGGTGTCATCGCTAAGGCTGCAAGCGCTGAACTCACAATTGATGGTTTGAACATCACCAGCAAAACCAACAGCGTCGACACGGCTATTGAAGGGGTTACGCTGGAGTTGAAAGGGCTGACGGAGGCTGGCAAGCCTCTTACCTTGGGAATTACGGCTGATGAAGCGGGCGTTAAGAAACAAGTTCAAACGTTCGTTGATGCCTATAACAAGCTAATCGATGTCGTAAACAGCCAGACGAAAGTAACCAAGGTGGGTGACGATAAGCTGCCCCTTGCAGGAGCCTTGGTGGGAGATGCTACTGCTCGTACATTGCTTAACACTATCCGGAATGAGTTAGTGAATGTGCAAGGTTCTGGCGCCATTCGGGCGCTGACGGATCTTGGCGTGACTACTCAGCGAGATGGCACGCTAAAGATTGACAATGACAAACTCAGCACTGCAATGGATGGTGGCTTTGAGGAATTGGCTACGTTGTTCGCCGGCGAGAACGGGTTAGCAGCTAGGCTAGATAGCAAGTTGAAACCATATACTGAGGCGGGAGGGATTCTCGAGCAGCGTAACCAAGCGATGACCAAGACAATTTCGGCGATAGGACAGCAGAAAGAAGACCTTGATCGTCGCATTACTTCTCTGCAAGAGCGTTTATACAAGCAGTTTAACGCCATGGATATGCTGGTGGGGCAGCTTGCGAACACCTCGTCGAGCCTGCTGGCATCGCTTGAAAATCTTCCGTGGTCGGCTAATAGCTCGAAACGATAA
- a CDS encoding flagellar protein FliS: MYAMAAMKQYQQVGVKVQVNEADPHRLIQMLMQGGLDRIAQAKGAMERDAFAEKGVLVGKAINIIGGLRDALDKSIGGELAENLDRLYEYMTMRLFEASRHNDIEKLNEVGRLLGEIKVGWDQIAPKA; the protein is encoded by the coding sequence ATGTACGCTATGGCAGCAATGAAGCAGTACCAGCAAGTGGGTGTTAAGGTTCAAGTCAACGAAGCTGATCCCCACCGCTTGATTCAAATGTTGATGCAGGGCGGCCTGGATCGAATCGCTCAGGCTAAGGGCGCCATGGAGCGTGATGCGTTCGCTGAGAAAGGCGTTCTGGTCGGTAAGGCCATCAACATTATCGGCGGTCTGCGCGATGCGCTGGACAAGAGTATCGGCGGCGAGCTGGCCGAGAACCTGGATCGGCTCTATGAATACATGACGATGCGTCTGTTCGAGGCAAGCCGGCACAACGATATCGAAAAGCTGAATGAAGTAGGCAGGCTGCTGGGTGAGATCAAGGTAGGCTGGGATCAGATTGCGCCTAAGGCGTAA
- a CDS encoding flagellar protein FliT translates to MSSPKQAFALLAKKLRDAFAAGDWETIALLDEECRSLVAALGEQDASDAELREQLAELSRIYLELQQAGQAERERLAGELTRLNQSKQVSQAYTTLG, encoded by the coding sequence ATGTCGTCACCCAAACAAGCATTCGCGTTACTCGCAAAGAAGTTGCGTGATGCTTTCGCGGCGGGCGATTGGGAAACCATTGCCCTGCTGGACGAGGAGTGTCGTAGTTTGGTGGCCGCGCTAGGTGAGCAGGATGCTTCTGACGCGGAGCTGCGCGAGCAACTGGCCGAGCTGTCACGGATCTACCTTGAGCTCCAGCAGGCTGGTCAAGCGGAGCGAGAGCGATTGGCTGGGGAGCTGACGCGCTTGAACCAGTCGAAGCAGGTCAGTCAGGCTTACACGACATTGGGGTAA
- a CDS encoding DUF1255 domain-containing protein, which yields MFKVNEYFDGTVKSIAFDMAAGPATIGVMAPGEYEFGTNQLEVMHVVAGSLEVKLPGSENYETFGAGTQFTVPANSKFQLKVAEATAYLCEYR from the coding sequence ATGTTCAAAGTCAACGAGTACTTCGACGGCACCGTCAAATCCATCGCCTTCGACATGGCAGCGGGCCCCGCCACCATCGGCGTCATGGCGCCTGGCGAATATGAGTTCGGCACGAATCAGTTGGAAGTTATGCACGTTGTCGCTGGCAGCCTCGAGGTGAAACTGCCGGGTAGCGAAAACTACGAAACTTTCGGCGCTGGCACCCAGTTCACCGTACCGGCGAACAGCAAGTTTCAGCTGAAGGTGGCGGAGGCGACTGCCTACTTGTGTGAGTACCGCTAA